From a single Xiphophorus maculatus strain JP 163 A chromosome 5, X_maculatus-5.0-male, whole genome shotgun sequence genomic region:
- the LOC102218975 gene encoding somatostatin-like receptor F_48D10.1, whose amino-acid sequence MDPPDPYWYPLPPEPNSSAAAGSPFFFPSPRLLNVSSNMSTQSVPFQGSSTPVTAIIYFTVFLVGLTGNTLAIYVVLRYAKMKTVTNIYILNLAVADELYIIGLPFLTTQNVLSYWPFGSFLCRVVMTADSMNQFTSIFCLTVMSMDRYLAVVHPIRSTKWRHPRVAKVVSAAVWAVSFIVVLPVVIFSDVQDMFNSCNMNWPEPKDVWSTAFIIYTATVGFFGPLLVICLCYLLIVIKVKSSGARVGFINRRRSERKVTRMVVVIVVVFVLCWLPFYIINMVNLVVIIPESSVTAGIYFFAVVLSYANSCANPLLYGFLSDNFKQSFRKVLCVKGMRCAANGVDDGDPSVPRTEKTTAQDCILLSPRNEVYHDAQSSQISPHPTDCFGPHSAADLNRSTPKYQLSSTFPGTVATTAGNVLITSEAPEPPTTTALTTAASSASVAPEEQQ is encoded by the exons ATGGACCCTCCGGACCCGTACTGGTATCCACTCCCTCCAGAGCCCAACTCCTCTGCAGCCGCTGGCTCCccctttttctttccctcccCTCGTCTCCTGAACGTCTCGTCCAACATGTCCACGCAGAGTGTCCCTTTCCAGGGCAGCAGCACCCCGGTGACCGCTATTATCTACTTCACTGTCTTCTTGGTGGGTCTGACCGGCAACACACTGGCCATTTACGTGGTGTTGCGCTACGCCAAGATGAAGACCGTCACCAACATCTACATCCTGAACCTGGCTGTGGCCGATGAGCTCTACATCATCGGACTGCCCTTCCTCACCACTCAGAACGTTCTCTCGTACTGGCCCTTTGGATCGTTCCTCTGTCGTGTGGTGATGACTGCGGACTCCATGAACCAGTTCACGTCCATCTTCTGCCTCACGGTCATGTCCATGGATCGTTATCTGGCTGTGGTCCATCCGATCCGTAGCACCAAATGGAGACACCCTCGCGTGGCCAAGGTGGTGAGCGCAGCGGTCTGGGCTGTGTCCTTTATCGTGGTCCTGCCAGTGGTCATCTTCTCTGATGTGCAG GACATGTTTAACTCCTGCAACATGAACTGGCCGGAGCCAAAGGATGTGTGGTCGACGGCCTTCATTATTTACACTGCCACAGTGGGTTTCTTTGGGCCACTGCTCGTCATTTGCCTCTGTTACCTGCTCATTGTTATTAAG GTGAAGTCATCTGGGGCCAGGGTGGGCTTCATTAACCGCCGCCGTTCAGAGCGAAAGGTGACGCGCATGGTGGTGGTCATCGTGGTGGTGTTCGTGCTCTGCTGGCTGCCGTTCTACATCATCAACATGGTCAACCTGGTGGTCATCATCCCCGAGTCCAGTGTCACTGCCGGGATCTACTTCTTCGCTGTCGTCCTGTCCTACGCCAACTCCTGTGCGAACCCGCTGCTCTACGGCTTTTTGTCGGATAACTTCAAGCAAAGCTTCAGAAAG GTGCTCTGTGTTAAGGGTATGAGGTGTGCCGCCAATGGTGTCGATGACGGTGACCCCAGCGTTCCACGCACAGAGAAAACTACGGCACAGGACTGCATCCTGCTCTCCCCTCGTAACGAGGTCTACCACGACGCACAGAGCAGCCAG ATCTCACCCCACCCCACTGACTGTTTTGGCCCCCACTCTGCTGCCGACCTGAACCGCTCCACCCCTAAGTACCAGCTTTCCTCCACGTTCCCGGGAACAGTCGCTACTACGGCCGGAAACGTCTTGATTACTTCTGAGGCACCCGAACCTCCCACTACCACGGCCCTGACCACCGCCGCCTCCTCTGCCTCCGTAGCTCCAGAGGAACAGCAGTGA